One Gadus macrocephalus chromosome 17, ASM3116895v1 genomic window, TGAGACGCAGAACTGAACGATAAAATAAGTTTAAtatcataaataataattaataataatatcattaaAAGGTATGTTTGGGTCGACCCAAACATAAACCAACTCATTTTGTTTTAGTTCATGATACGTTTTTACAagacttatacacacacacacacacacacacacacactcacacaaactggAGGTGGATCACACTCACCATACTACTAAACTGAGTCTTGATAACACCAGGGGCCACACAGTTGACCCTGATGTTGCTCTGAGCCAGCTCAGGGGCCAGGGCCCGAGTCAAGCCCAGCAACGCCGTCTTACTAACGCTGTAGGGACCCAAGGCCTGTGGGAAGGGAACCAGTGTGTTTATAAGTCAAATAAGTACAGTATAATGAGCGTGATACTGAAGGGGAATACCAAGTGGTCATGTGTTagacattattttattttaatgtacTGAATTAATGGTTACTGTATGGTTCTTGAAAGATGACACCAGTCTACAGCAACGACATCAAAGCCCGCTTACCGGCATCGGTTGGTACCCAGCCACCGacgacacaaacacaacgcTTCCCCCTCTGGCgggaaaaacaaacagaacaaaaccAAGAATGATGCATCACTGATCAGGGGTTGTGTCTTTGAAAAAGGTTGCAAAAGTTGGGATATTATTTTATTCTCATACACACCCTCTTTTCTCAATGTGCGGCACCACAAGCTTGGTCATTAGAAACGCTGACTTTACATTCACATCAAGGATCTATGCaaaggagggatagagagaaggaAGTCAAAGTCTGGCATGGCGAGGAAGCGACTACATCAAACCAACAGTAAACACACACGATAGACACTTTCTGCAGTTGTGTCGTCTTTAGGACATTTTTTGGGGTCTATTCTGCTTTAAAAAACCCTCACACTCAGACCAAACGTATAGCTTGAAAATTATTCAGTAATTTATTCGGTGAACCCTATGAACAAGAGACTTGTTCAACCATCAAGTGGAACACTTTCTTAAAATAAATTCTCCTCAGCCCACTTATGCAGTGAGAAGGTAGGTTGAACTCACGTGCACCAGGCAGACACACGTCTGACCTGGAGCATCGGTATTAGCATGGCGGAATCATCATCGGAGAGCACACTTACAGACATGTTAGGGGCGGGGTTTGAACTGGGGTTTCTGGGAGGGGAGGACCCCTGCTCTAACCACTAGGCTATGGTAGGATCTAGTAGACATGGGCTCACGAACCATTATATACACAATGTACAGATAATTGTTTTCTTCAAGTTAATCAACTGTATTTAACTCATTATTATGTGAAAAACTAAttttttgaataaaataaatacgaaAATCTCACCTTGTCCCAAACCGCTTCTGTGGAGTCCATGATATTCCCGAAGAAAGGGTTGACTGCTGCGTTGGACACCAGGATATCTATACCCCCACATTGGTCCAGCGTCTGTCCAGCAGATAGAGAACAGACGGGACAGATGTTAACAGAGCATGGTCacttcaagcacagaccccccccaccacagttGTCCAGCTTCATTTTCAACCAATACATTTTTGTACGCTCACTTCTGCACAACCCATTTAAAGTAGGACACGCTCCTcccatacccaaagtaaattcACCCAACGAAATTAAAGGGGTCCAATTTGATCAGTTATGAGGACGAAATTACATGCAAACTCAAAAATCGATCCAGGGGTGacctcacaagtgggagtgtccaccctgATGTTAGACAGACAGATCTCCCTGGCGTACCAAGCGGTGTGCTGGCACACAGCTGCATCCACACCCATCACACTGTACAGTGtggggacacgcccacctgcGATAACTAGACCCCTGGGATGGGACCGTTTTCAAAGACAGGGAGAACTCGCCATTTGGACCAGTTTCTCTCGATCTTCGCTCTTGCCCACGTTGCAGGTGGTGCCGGTGACCTTGATGTCCTGGCCCTGCAGCGTTGTCACGGCCCGGTCCACGTTGGCCTGGCGCCGGCTGCTCACCACCACGTGGGCCCCCCTCCGGCCCAGCGCCTCAGCCGCAGCGAGACCAATCCTACCGGAGGGGCCGCAACACAGGGACAGCCGGGAGTTGGACCAAATAGTCCATTGGTTAAGCGAACCATCTTTGCGGTAATGGATTAAGGATGCCTCAGCGACATCCAGTAACACACTCAGAATGCGTTGCTGATTTTGACACCAACATATGAAACCTCACTAGACAAACTGGATGGCCATAGGGCTAACTTAATTTCTTACCCATCTGTAGAGGCGGTCACTATGGCAACCTTTCCAGCAAGGCAGCTTTGAGACATGTTGCGTTTACCTTGGACCAGATTAGCCGAAATGCCCCTTAAAACAGTCCTCCACATCACCTGCGGACGGAGAACGGCGATGGGCCGCGCGTTAGGGATGTAGGTCAAAGGGCGAGGCGGTTGCTAGAGTAAATAAGACGCAGAAGGAGCCATATACGCCATGTTGGCGGCATGTAGGCAGGGTCGGTTTGAGGGGCAGCAGACAGCCAGTGCAAAGGCACACGGCAAAACCAATAACTTGCACAAATAAACCCAAACGAGCGTAGGCATGGTCAAATGTGGGTCAAAAACGTTCCTCTTTGAATGAATGGAAGGTTAGCGGTATAGGTTGTGCATAACAACCTACTATCTTTCTAGCTAAGCTAGAATTGGACCATAGTTCAATAGCAGGTTTTTTCAGCCAATGACTTACGAGGCGGAACCTGACTTCTTATTCACCATCGCCTGATAAGATTATTCAGTAACAAATCAGACCGTTTTTTCTGTATAAAAGAAGCATCTTGCACtgtttcttattttcttttgcCGAAGTCCGATTTTAAAAACTTCTCATTAATTGCACTATAGAGTAGGCCTATAAGACATAGTCAAACAGACTAATAACCTGAATTATGATAATTTCTATTTTTACATCATTATCAGTCTCGTCACTGAATTAGCATCTTTATTTCAATGTCTTAGTCTAGGACAGTGTTTGCACTTCACATATATCTGTCCTAATCTCAGCACACTTGTTTAGAAAAGCAAAACTAATTCTAACATGACCCTCTACAAGAGATAAGAAACGAACATCTTATGCGATCAATCCATTGTGACATGTTGACCTTACCTTGTGCAAAAAAGATGATTAGACTTAAAATAGAAATATGTTCATGCAGACTGCGGATGTCAGGCACTAGAGTTAAATGATTCTTATTAAACTTCCATGAAGTCTTGACAGGTCACCAACCATGGCCACAACCGTCCACGACCACAACCCGACGTGATGATGACGTACATGTGTTATTTTCCGGTCACGGTGGGGCTCCTTTTtataattttcaaaataaaagccattaACCGTAGTTACATCTCCACGATTTCCCAAatacaaaatgcaatgcaattcaaAATAGAAAATAACCGCAGGAAAGTTTAGTTTTATAAACAAAAAATATCAATCGTGTTTACCATAAACGTTACTCTAGTCATGGGTCAGGGATAAAAACGGTTTATCATGACACTGGTATATTTCTTCCGCCAAAGGGGGGCGCGCGCCGCCACGATGACGTGATGCTGAAAATGCTCCCAGATTTTGACCATTGAAACAAAAGTGATTTTGCATATCTCGGGCTGCCCGTGAGAGTGAAGTTTGAATATCTTCGACGTAAAGGGTAAACACGCAATCTATCTAACGCTTATTTATTAATATGCTGCGTTTTTGTCAAGCCACAAATTCATAAATATGCTTATCTAACGCTGCCATTGCCTTTGAAAAATTCTTGCAGTGTACGGAGTGGACGGCTTAAAGATAGCTTTTTGTAGCTCCTATGGAGTGGGCCGCGGTTACGTTACACAGTTGCAtggtatttatttagttttctaATGACTGTGAGGAAAACTGCTATGCTTCGACATTGGCGACAGCATGTAGCGAACGTGTATCTTCACGTTACAATGTGTGATTTGAAATCCAAGCTAAGTGATAGCATTGGTGTGGGGTACTGTGGTCGCTGGGCGTGGAAACACTAGACAGCTGCTGATGCCTGCCTACTCTCCCATTTTCATATTTAAACCAATATCCAGCCTTACACGAGTGCGACTCGGTATTATCATCATCCAGGATTGACTGTGCGACCTATCTTTCCAACTGATGGTAGGAATCTCTTAAGACGACTACAGCAGCGGGGATTGGCTTTCCTGAAGGAGACCGGGTGGCAATGCATTCAGCGGAGACCCAGCTGTGCAACAGCAGCAAGTTTCTCCACTGGCCGATGCATTCGTGATGTTCGGCGGTGAGGGAGAGACAACGAATCTTCAACTAGATGGATGACCCCGACCGACCAAAGCTTTAATGGACGGAGCCCGCAAATATTAGACGATTCACAGCATTGTCTTAAAAGACATAACAACAATGTCTCTCTCGGTGAGTACATCGATTGTCTTTGTTTTTTGAGTACTTTGTTCCTTATTTTTCATTTCCGTACAGCCATGTCGCTACACGTCTGATGTGTTCATCTGATCAACTCGTACCCATACCGCTAATAAACGTTAGGCacgtgtgttggtgttggtgtaggtttagtttatttaaattattgaaTAACTTATCTATTCTCCTGAGGTATTGCTTTCAGATGAGCGCTTGCCATTTACCCACTCGAACGGGTCCCACATGGCGCAATGAATCCTGGCTGTCccctggggctggggggggattGGCTCAGAGAATGAAAGCGGGGGCTCGACTCGGGCAGCACAGTGTTCGCAATTAAAGCCCAAACAACAAGGGACAGATGTGGCCCAgacgcccctccccctctctgttcgCTCCTCTCATTACCATTAAGTCCACTAGTCCATTCGGTCATTGatcccccccctcttctcccccactctcttttTTATTACCCCCATTAACGGCATCAATGTAAATTGAGGTTTACAGTTACCCCcctctcccatcctcctctAATTTTATGTGCATATTTATCCTTATCTATggcatgcttttgtgtgtgtgtgtgtgtacacacacacacacacacactctgacacacacgcacatgcgcacgcacacacactggtccCCTTATCCCAAAAAATATCTATTCACTTTTTCCTGATCCTACTTGGTGTGGCAGTGTAAATGCACTTCCTTGTTTACTGCACAGAGGAGCGATCCCCTAGCCAACGGGATTATGGCCTAGCCTGTCCTATTCAAGCCCACCCTGGACGGGGGGTATGTGGGCGCCTCGTTGTTTCTCTGTGCTTGCGGGTCTGTATTTGACCCCGGTGTGCGCCGCTTGTCTCCCCCAGACGGTCCTGGCCAAGGCCCTGTACGACAACGCCGCGGAGAGCCCCGAGGAGCTGGCCTTCCGGAAGGGGGACATCCTGATGGTGCTGGAGCAGGAGCGCAGCGGCAGCCCCGGCTGGTGGCTGTGCTCGCTGCACGGCCGGCAGGGCATCGCCCCGGCCAACCGCCTGCGGCTCCTCCACACCGCCGCCCCGCCCCCGACGCCCCCGCCGGGCTCCGAGCCGGCCCGCCGTGGCCCGGGCGAGGACTCGGTCTACCTGTTCCCCCCCGGCCCGGCGCTCTGTCGCACGCGTGTCAGCGCCAGCGCCGAGGACATTGACGGCATCTACCGCGCCCCCACGGCCGCCGGCACCGGGGAGGGGCTCTACCAGAGCCCCGGCTCGGGGCCGCCGGCGACCCGGCCCGGGGAGCTCCGTCGGGAGGAGGGGGGTCGGCCCCGCTCCCACTCCAGCTCGGGCACCCGGCCGCGGCCGGACTGGGACATCGGGGTGGCCGGGCGCCCCCGCTCGCCCTCCCTGAGGGGCCGGGGCAGCGAGGCCGGGACCCTCTACCAGATCCCCCCCACGCCCTCGGGACCGCAGCACCCCAGGCAGCAGGCGGGGGTCCCGCCGGGCCCGGAGGCCGTGTACCTGTCCCCCAGCGGGGGCCACCGGGCGGCCGAGGACCCCCAGGACAGCACCTACCTTCTGCCCAGGGAGACCGGGACGGACTGTTACGGGACGCCGAGGGGTACGCCGCTGGGCGAGGACGACGTGTACCAGACCCCCACGGGGGGCGCCGCTCCCGTCCTCTGCAACGGCACCTCCTCCGTCCCCCAGGAGATCCCCGCCGTGTACCAGAGCCCCGCGGCCGCCGGCGCCCATAGGAACGCGGTCCCGCCCTCCCCTCTGGCGGCCCACCAAAAGCCGGCGTCCTCGCCCGGCCCCAAGGCCAAGGGCGCTCCCCCCAACCCGGCCGTGGCCCGGGGCAAGGCCAGCCCCGCCGCCCACCACCGGGGCTCCCCCATGCTGATCCGGGCCAGCCAGGGCCGAGTCCCCGGGTCGCCCAACTTTGCCCGTAAGCCGCCTCCCCCGGCGCCGCCCATCAGAGGCGTCACCAGGAAAGACGTGCCAGCGACGCCGCCCGCCTCTCCCGCCGGGCCGGAGGCCAAGCCGGCCACCAAGCGCTTCTCCAGGGAGGGAGCGCCGAGCGGCCAGAAGGAGCGCACGGGCCTGGAGAGCAAAAACAACGCTCACAACAAAAAGACAGAGGCCCAGGACCACGAGGATCCCGTGGATGAGCAGGTAAGGCTTCGTGGTGGCCCGACAGCTTGAAAGCCCCTTTCCCCGTAACGACGTCACTAGCGCCACTAGCTTCTATTCAGGCTCGTTTGGCTGGAGCCGGTCCCATTATTGTACTGCTGTTGTTCCATGGCTGGCACCAGGGTACTGGATGTAGACCAGCAATTTGCTTATTGCGCAAATTAGGCTGTGATGTGCACAACCCACGATTTCTGAACGAGGCGGCCATGATGCATTTGGGTCatattgcatgcatgcatgggcTCAGCTTGAAGGTCATGTGTTTAATGAACTCTGGGCACATCTGACCCAGGAGAGGGGGTTGCTCTGTTAGTTAGTTTCCATGACTTCAGCCAGATGCATGCAGCCTCCCAATTGGCTCTACCCATGCCATATGTTATTTTTCTGTTCTTCCTGTTACTGGGATCATTGGTACACTTATCAATGGGAAATCCATTTTGCACAACATACCCGATGACACAGTTATTGTTGCCTCTGTTGACTTCCCCTCCCCCACAACCCCACTCACAGTCTCTCAATTTACAAAGATGTTGCACACAACAAGAGTCTTCGTGTGACATTCATTCGTAGCAATAGCACTGAGGAAATGTTGTAGTCAATAACAATGGTGACGTCGCAGAACAGCACGGCACTCCATCTCATTCAGTGTAAGAATGAAAGAAGctggaggactgtgtgtgtgtgtgtgtgtatatagaagGCCCTAGTGGGTATGTGACCTTGAGAAGGCACTTGTGTTGTAGCTGCCCACCTCCCAGCCTCGTCTGTGGTAGTACATAACGCAGCCAAAGCGCCGAAATAAAATCCATCTTAATTTAATCCTTTTAAATGTTCTGGCTTCCACGGAATTAAATGTGATGACGAAGATAAGCTGATGCTGGCGATGCATTTTTTGGCACCAGCAGGATAAACCAGcgtcaaaatgtgtgtgtgtgtgtgtgtgtgtgtgtgtgtgtgtgtgtgtgtgtgtgtgtgtgtgtgtgtgtgtgtgtgtgtgtgtgtgtgtgtgtgtgtgtgtgtgtgtgtgtgtgtgtgtgtgtgtgtgtgtgtgtgtgtgtgtgtgtgtgtgtgtgtgtgtctgcaggtgtACGACACCCCGCCCCGCGGCCGGTGGCAGCGTCCCGTGCCGTCTTCCCTCGGGGGGCACGACGTCaacgacgaggacgaggacgacggCGTCTACAACATGCCCCGCGCCCTCCCCCGACCGACCGACCCCCTGGCCGAGGTAAAGGCCCCGCTCTCATCGCTGACACTCCGCCGTCCCCCCACTTCCCAGTCCCTGACTGTGTCCGTATTGCCCCCGACGACGACGCCATGCGTAAAGCCAAAGCCAAAGTCAAGTCATCTTAAGAATCCCAAATGCAAGGCTGATAAAGACGCCGAAAGGCTTAAAATAAGCGCTGGGGGTGGAAGGGGACACCCACGGCGTTGGTGGCAGTTGCCGGGTTTTTTGGACGTAGGGAAACCGGCATTCCTGTGCGTTCTCGCCGTGCCTCCGCCGACCAGGTGTAGCGGGTCGAGTGCATCGGCGCCAGAGGACGATCGAATGACGCACCAGCCTTTCTTCCAACATTCCACCCCaaggctcctcctcccctcctcccctcctcccctcctcccccctccgggGCAGGGCTGCACCTGTCTCAGGCTGCCAGGGGAGCCAGTCTGTCTGGTCAGGCCACTGTCATGACTGCTGCTATGttctctgcttttttttttttttttttttcccttggTCCTCCACTGTTGCGCGAGCTTGTCAAAAGTGAGAGAGAAGGGCAAGGCCATGTAGAAGATAAGATGTGATATATTAACCCCGGGCTGAATCGAATCAGGCATGTAACCCTGCTGGTGCTGTCTACCACCG contains:
- the dhrs4 gene encoding dehydrogenase/reductase SDR family member 4 produces the protein MWRTVLRGISANLVQGKRNMSQSCLAGKVAIVTASTDGIGLAAAEALGRRGAHVVVSSRRQANVDRAVTTLQGQDIKVTGTTCNVGKSEDREKLVQMTLDQCGGIDILVSNAAVNPFFGNIMDSTEAVWDKILDVNVKSAFLMTKLVVPHIEKRGGGSVVFVSSVAGYQPMPALGPYSVSKTALLGLTRALAPELAQSNIRVNCVAPGVIKTQFSSMLWKNEDVAEEFMKQTCIKRVGEPEEIGGVIAFLCSKDASYITGETITVTGGMNCRL
- the efs gene encoding embryonal Fyn-associated substrate codes for the protein MSLSTVLAKALYDNAAESPEELAFRKGDILMVLEQERSGSPGWWLCSLHGRQGIAPANRLRLLHTAAPPPTPPPGSEPARRGPGEDSVYLFPPGPALCRTRVSASAEDIDGIYRAPTAAGTGEGLYQSPGSGPPATRPGELRREEGGRPRSHSSSGTRPRPDWDIGVAGRPRSPSLRGRGSEAGTLYQIPPTPSGPQHPRQQAGVPPGPEAVYLSPSGGHRAAEDPQDSTYLLPRETGTDCYGTPRGTPLGEDDVYQTPTGGAAPVLCNGTSSVPQEIPAVYQSPAAAGAHRNAVPPSPLAAHQKPASSPGPKAKGAPPNPAVARGKASPAAHHRGSPMLIRASQGRVPGSPNFARKPPPPAPPIRGVTRKDVPATPPASPAGPEAKPATKRFSREGAPSGQKERTGLESKNNAHNKKTEAQDHEDPVDEQVYDTPPRGRWQRPVPSSLGGHDVNDEDEDDGVYNMPRALPRPTDPLAEVYDVPTITLNASTTDPHLAGSACTTLEAVDDVYSVPTLPGAPGPADPCGGLSVEKGGGGDASQTDCGIYDMPALTVDGLPHSSSSSSSASTRRLSISSNGSGDVQWRASLSGLVQSVLAAAACPASAPSSRDLAASLGEILSSWKVSHPADPPLQLAGARLSELLPALSAAGSAPPAAGLLSLVQRALEDSLLLLQTQGRPRLPSQDSLSRRPLPALPVAAAADGGKSSGGGGGGGGMGSRKGSWIQERPLPPTPQPAFPLPAAPGPVTVTLGCCDDEDDPSNEYAGIGLTPAPAPLPTGDSVGYVKLQGKPEPPPPETPTENGLTITADTRVTPSPPLPASLSLEDSELLFFYSSQSLAHLSCLADSIDGLFGSVQGSQPPRVFVARGKSLIVTAHKLVFIGDTLSRLLSSPDLRAKVTTSSGRLCQSLKTVVVATKGAAQNYPSVAATQEMVDRVAELSQQAAGFSGLLQRLAEIS